Proteins encoded within one genomic window of Triticum aestivum cultivar Chinese Spring chromosome 2D, IWGSC CS RefSeq v2.1, whole genome shotgun sequence:
- the LOC123055738 gene encoding uncharacterized protein: MLERANSSSADPGISRSSGVAATTAAEQQPEVPVLSVDGQICAAEGVADAGMEVLLPASKQSVGAMDPKAPGWIKRVRIGVEAPACNIFYNADSDGGARPLVDFWWYLKETFPGDPFHVAVPVRERAARPHVAAALRYFFPFLEWAPAYGLGTSSRTSSPSVWIRRATERPKKLNPHRIFLSTPETVPGGALNGRPAGHEHACAAAAITGGERRTRYARPRPRFARELRPGRDAVRESQRGRAPRAGTATASARGRGRRRARREAAGHERVGEGDGVAGVGEGRGEAAVFTSTAVKPMDACDAPACVPSAAAIEESLVPFPGVRAAITDVTGSTCSLGAARPARSQSSTAGTRGATSGPRSCTGRGTGAYSAVTRFCTGTLAAPFRWR, from the exons ATGTTGGAGCGAGCAAACAGTAGCTCCGCAGATCCTGGTATTTCAAGGAGCAGTG GAGTAGCAGCGACGACGGCTGCTGAGCAGCAACCTGAGGTGCCGGTGTTAAGCGTGGATGGCCAGATCTGTGCGGCGGAGGGCGTGGCCGATGCTGGGATGGAGGTCTTGCTGCCAGCCTCCAAGCAGTCGGTAGGCGCAATGGATCCTAAAGCTCCAGGCTGGATCAAAAG GGTGAGGATTGGGGTGGAAGCACCT GCTTGCAATATATTCTACAATGCTGATAGTGATGGAGGG GCGCGGCCGTTGGTGGATTTCTGGTGGTACCTCAAGGAGACCTTCCCAGGTGACCCATTCCACGTGGCGGTGCCGGTGCGTGAGCGAGCTGCCAGACCGCACGTGGCGGCGGCGCTTCGATACTTCTTCCCGTTCCTGGAGTGGGCGCCAGCCTATGGGCTGGGCACCTCAAGTCGGACCTCATCGCCG TCCGTGTGGATAAGAAGAGCGACCGAACGACCAAAGAAATTAAATCCCCATCGCATCTTCCTATCCACGCCCGAGACAGTTCCAGGCGGAGCGCTCAACGGCCGGCCGGCTGGCCACGAGCACGCATGCGCCGCAGCGGCGATCACTGGCGGCGAGAGGCGCACCCGCTATGCTCGTCCTCGTCCGAGGTTTGCCAGGGAGCTGCGTCCCGGGCGCGACGCCGTTCGCGAGTCCCAGCGCGGCCGGGCTCCACGAGCCGGCACGGCGACCGCGTCTGCCCGAGGGCGAGGCCGCCGCCGAGCTAGGCGGGAGGCCGCGGGTCACGAGAGGGTCGGCGAAGGCGACGGTGTCGCGGGAGTAGGCGAGGGCAGAGGCGAGGCAGCCGTGTTCACATCCACGGCCGTGAAGCCGATGGATGCATGCGACGCGCCGGCCTGCGTACCGTCGGCAGCGGCCATTGAGGAGTCGCTCGTGCCGTTCCCTGGAGTCAGAGCAGCCATCACAGACGTGACGGGTTCGACGTGCAGCCTCGGGGCTGCCAGACCGGCGAGGAGCCAATCCTCTACCGCCGGCACCAGGGGCGCGACGTCCGGCCCAAGGTCCTGCACCGGCAGGGGCACGGGCGCCTACTCGGCCGTCACAAGGTTTTGCACCGGCACCCTCGCGGCGCCGTTCCGGTGGCGATGA
- the LOC123052439 gene encoding mitochondrial pyruvate carrier 4 isoform X2: MASSKLQAFWNHPAGPKTIHFWAPTFKWGISIANIADFAKPPEKISYPQQVAVACTGIIWSRYSMVITPKNWNLFSVNVAMAGTGLYQLSRKIRKDYFEDEKEVAASLEG; this comes from the exons ATGGCTTCTTCAAAGCTTCAAGCTTTTTGGAACCATCCTGCTGGCCCCAAAACCA TTCATTTTTGGGCTCCAACATTTAAATGGGGTATCAGCATTGCGAACATTGCCGATTTCGCCAAGCCACCGGAAAAGATATCCTATCCTCAGCAAGTTG CTGTTGCTTGCACTGGAATCATCTGGTCACGCTACAGCATGGTCATTACACCG AAAAACTGGAACCTTTTCAGTGTAAACGTTGCAATGGCCGGCACAGGCTTGTATCAGCTTTCCCGTAAAATAAG GAAAGACTACTTTGAAGATGAGAAAGAGGTTGCCGCATCACTGGAAGGATAG
- the LOC123052439 gene encoding mitochondrial pyruvate carrier 4 isoform X1 — protein sequence MASSKLQAFWNHPAGPKTIHFWAPTFKWGISIANIADFAKPPEKISYPQQVGMSMPGNSALVFQTTCPLVYYAILVYFSHATSVVSRAAVACTGIIWSRYSMVITPKNWNLFSVNVAMAGTGLYQLSRKIRKDYFEDEKEVAASLEG from the exons ATGGCTTCTTCAAAGCTTCAAGCTTTTTGGAACCATCCTGCTGGCCCCAAAACCA TTCATTTTTGGGCTCCAACATTTAAATGGGGTATCAGCATTGCGAACATTGCCGATTTCGCCAAGCCACCGGAAAAGATATCCTATCCTCAGCAAGTTGGTATGTCCATGCCAGGCAATTCTGCACTTGTGTTCCAGACAACATGCCCACTTGTTTACTACGCAATCCTTGTGTACTTCTCACATGCTACTTCTGTTGTATCGCGTGCAGCTGTTGCTTGCACTGGAATCATCTGGTCACGCTACAGCATGGTCATTACACCG AAAAACTGGAACCTTTTCAGTGTAAACGTTGCAATGGCCGGCACAGGCTTGTATCAGCTTTCCCGTAAAATAAG GAAAGACTACTTTGAAGATGAGAAAGAGGTTGCCGCATCACTGGAAGGATAG